The Triticum aestivum cultivar Chinese Spring chromosome 6D, IWGSC CS RefSeq v2.1, whole genome shotgun sequence genomic sequence agcaagactaaagccaccgtctaagcaacaactgtcgctacacctatctaattgatgaaggggcgcagatagtctgggcctaataccaaacagacatcgcagccaaaactaaacatctaagacctgaggtcccaactaggacgcctgccgggtatggggcacctaccagtccggcgcactcctcaaccaggacgcctgccgggtatgaggccgccgcaaccacctgccaccaatccatcttcaaagctatactgttgcatgtaccgtgtcaggtctctctgccatcgacgccaccacgacgcccgacagcgCCGTCCTCCTGTGCGAGTCCATCCTCCCAtagcgaactccgaatctgcactgcgccacgccgtcaagatccgtcgccatcagtgtgtaggatgaagcaccgctccaccaaagaatccatTCCTTTGGTCCCTCGgtcacgtgtgtacctccaagaatgacgcccccaagggaggaacgacaccagagcgccgccgtcatccaatcatccgttctagggtttcccccagagttagcagagagtggccttgaacttctccacggcgatgccttcaagaagggaacgacgcagatagcgccgccaccgccggcttaGCAGAcccgaaggcaagttttcacccagatcagttcgaagggatccaactctcgtgcacgggccgccgtcaccaccaggCAGAACCCTGGAACATTGGCAGATCAGCGAgccgccggcaccaccgcatccagatcgccggccacgccgggccgccgccatcccccgcgccgtccaggtcagagacggagccgccgactgcgcacagggaccaccgccgcctgcacacgccggagcgccgccgagagcccagcgcccgccaccgcttgccgagggccgccgccgcgcgccccgagCGGACTCCCACGCACACCAGGGGAATCTGCCGTCGCCCCCAAGCCCGCGCCGGCGCGCCCCACCTCCAGTGCGCCGCCAACCACCGCCGCGATCCACCCGCGCCAGATCCAGCGAGTCGTGGGAgaagagatcccgccgccgccgacgccgaccgggctttgcccggcggcgcgccccggcggcggcgaggagaggtcgggggagggacGAGGACGCGGCGTTGCTAGGGTTCCCCCCGGTCACCGCGCAGGGGCAACACGGGAGGAGTCTGGAGGAGTCAGAGTCTCAATCTATGACACACCAAATAGATCTCAGGTGGCTGCTTTAGTAGAGGAAGGGAAACAACTCCTTAAATCTGGGCAAGATTATTCTATAGCATACGTTAGGAGAAACCAAAACAATGTAGTTCATGCTTTAGCACAGATAGGTAGATCATCTCTTCGCACGGCCGTCTGGATCCGCCATGGGCTAGACAACATTGGCACTCTTTGTCAAGAGGATTGTAACGAACCACCTTGATTGAAATGATTTTATATTTCCCCCGCAAAAACAAAATCCCACACATCGTGTGCACCGTGCTGTTCTTGGAGCCAATACGGCAATGAACATACATCACGATGGAACATACACATTTTTAATCATCCAACCATGCAAATTCCCGCCCAGCTGACGCTGGCATCCAAAGTGCAGCCTTGCAAGTCTCGCCATTTCTGTTGGAGCTGATAATTCACGTACGCCTATTTAAAGATGAGATCCAAGTCAGCCCGAGCCAAAATATTCAGAAGTCCATTCGCGCATGCAATGGCGTCAGAAAGGTCGATCTTGTGTCTGCTCGTGCTTCTTCTTCTCTGTGCCGTTTCTCTGGCTGCTTCGCCACGCTTCCTCTCCGTCAGCCTCGACAGGCTGATCAACTCCAAGCCTCACGTCGACTGCCCTCCCTTCATGTCCCCCGGTACGGACTACAGCCCACCTGAAATTTTGGTGTAAGCAGTGATGAGTTCAGCATGCTCTCCGAACCTGTTGCAATTAAGTATTGAAAACGTCATTCTAAACAACAAATAATGATTTCGAATCATAGACATATTTCTAAACCAAAGAGAAGCTACCCTACTGTAATTTACTGCGaatccatgatttttttctcaCAGTGAATGGATAAGTACTATAAATTATGAAAACTATACAATGGATAAGTATAAATTATGATTAACTTGTTCATATACAACGGGCATGTTCTACTCCTTGATTAACTTGTGTCTCTCTCAACTACATGCAAGTGACAAACAGCCGCAAGTTCCGGCAACAAGATCCCTATCCGTCATCCCTGCGTCTGCCCGCCATATTGCGGCGGGACAAAGCAGACGAGGCGCGACATCCATGGCCATGACAAAGCCCGGCTGAGCACCCTACGCCAGAGGTCGCTCGTCCCCGCGCCAGCTGCAGCGCCCATTCCAGCAGAGGCGCCATCCGTCAGCATCCCGGATCACTCAGGGGATTTCCTCGAGTCGCCGGAGTTCATTGTCGTTGTCGGCTTCGGAACACCGGCTCAGCCATCTTCCGTCATGTTTGACACCGGCAGCGACATGTCGTGGATCCAGTGCAAGCCGTGCTCCGGCTACTGCCATCCGCAGCATGACCCCGTCTTCGACCCCACCAAATCCACCACCTATGTTGCCGTGCCCTGTGGCCAACCATTGTGCTCACATACCGGCAGCAAGTGCAACGGCACCACCTGCCTATACTCCATGGACTATGTCGATGGCTCGTCCGAATGGAGTACATCTGGCATCCTCTCCCAGGACACGTTGACGCTCACTTCCTCAACCAAGCTGTCCAGCATCCCGTTCGGATGCGGCCAGCAAAACCTGGGGAAGTTTGGCTACGTCGACGGGCTGCTCGGCCTTGGCCGTGGCAAACTCTCACTGTCTTCACAAGCAGGTCATTCGTTCGGCAGCACCTTCTCCTACTGTCTACCGTCCGACAACAGCACGACCGGGTACCTCAGCATCGGCTCGACGCCGGTCTCCAACCAAGTAGTCCAGTACACGGCGATGATACAGAAGTCTAGCTACCCATCATTGTACTTCGTCGAGCTCGTCTCCATCAACATCGGTGGTTACATCCTGCCGGTGCCACCCTCCATATTCACGAGCACCGGCACCGTCTTGGACTCCGGCACCATCCTTACGCATCTACCTGGGCAGGCATACACCGCGCTTCGCGACCGGTTCAAGTTCACCATGCAAGGGAGCAAAACAGCGCCGCCGCAAGAAAATCTCGACACGTGCTATGACTTCGCCGGCCAGAGTGGAATCTTAATACCGGCGGTGTCACTCATATTCAGTGATGGCGCGGTTTTCGACCTTAACTTCTATGGGATCTTGATCTTCCCACAGCCGACCATCGGCTGCCTCGCGTTCATGCCGCGGCCGGCGTCGACACCATTCTCCATCATCGGCAATACGCAGCAGCGGTCGACCGAGGTGATATACAACGTTGCCGCGGAGAAGATCGGTTTTGTCCCCAACAGTTGTTGATAATCATATGTGGTAGTACCGTACTACCGTTTGGCTAAATATATATATGCCTATATTTCTATCTATCAAAGAAACTTGTTATGCACCAGGTATGAGAAGCATGGATAAATGTACGATCTTTTTTTTCCCGATGAAATATCAATCAAACGAACTTGTTATGCAATACAAACAACAAATTCGATCTGATTATATTTTGGTGTGTCGTCATGTCCTGTCCAGATTCAGAATAAGCTAGTATACGTAGCACCCAGGACAAGAATTAGAAACATGCTTATGGAAATTTCTCGCTTCTGTTGAATTGTTTAAACCTAGAGATTTAAAAATAAAATGTGATGCACATATGTACATTCAGATCATAATATTAATAGCGAACAGATTGCCTGGCTAGCAGATATGACACTTTTTCGATGTAGCCTCTCGGGTAGCAAGAaatgaaaacaacaagtgcagtTCTAGCTCTCTAAGAAGCAGATATGGCGCTTTTTCGATGCCCTCAGATGCTGTCCAGATGTTTTGAAATGCCCTTTTCCTTTTGCTTCCAGTTGCAGACCATCTGTCTGAGTGGCGCTCGAATTTTCTCAAAATTACCCACGAACCAAGACTGaatccacactactaggaaaaggcctactagtggcgcaccagttttgcctattaatggcgcactactggtgcgccaatagtaccacaccactagtattttttactaatggcgcaccactggtgtgccattagtatctggtatattaatggcgcaccaggcagtgcgccattagtataggtcacggtgcgtcattagtatgccttccagggggccatatttacccatgtgctttgccatactaatggcacactgctgggtgatgcgccattagtatcctttggcatactaatggcacacgtTGGTGTGATGCGCCactagtatgtatattagggattttttcttttctgatatttgcacagattacaaaatatattattggacagaatataaacagcatcacacagcaacagcagattcatcgaatacaatagaagattagtctccgaatacaattcatcatattagtctccgaattcaaaagaccaaacaaagatagaacactacaagtctcgagaccgcgagtagcgagtttgtcgaaattaatactaatcctaacaagtcctactaatcatcatcatacaacttctactcgttattaataacaagtcatacgatcatcatcctgatagtcatcgaaccaaccctacttaattgttcttagcacatgattatcagtattaggcaggacctaaacaccctatttaaggtaaaatagcataaaacaatatagaccctgactctccattatggagaatggagatcagcCTGTCTCCAgttcttgcgcggcgcttccttttgcttccaagaacctccttacgactgtccatacattttttccattctctgattagcatgtctccacttcttctagaaatccggtatggacagttgagattcgtaggatgacctggatataagttcaaaacatgaaggctgccattctgatacatcaaatgaggcacacaatcctctgggattctctgttgaaaaacatagtaataacttcgtagttagcaatgatgtacaagttttagaagtatgcaaaagatgcacaaatgtcgtaatagtaaaaaatcttaccagggtatctccatggtagttaccgtacttcaacacgtgcactagtggcacgtattgaccataatgttgaggagtttgattgtagatattgtaattctcaagatcagtacaaaatccgactagataatttttctcctgataagttaactcggagccatcagtgtagtgggttttgtctatcatgttccgcacatttttttgaacaatcaaaataagctgccaatggaaataagttgtcaactattttgaaataaacaatataaattagttaataattaactatgtttgagaaactcacatagcggtagaactggaggcgtatcaacaaggacccaaatgtccatattgtcttggtcgatgtcaggatcaccaagatccatggtgacaagcataccctcatcaaaaccatacatcttacaaaatgcttcccaatttttgcaaccaaaatgggttacgctctcagcattatacagatttacttcaaaatccacatcatgatgtgtccttaggtgaattttcttcgtttcaaaattttcatgatcttcaaaatccatcctctccaagacatagcgtcttgcatggcatgggataaactatactcgaattgtaaaagatgaaattacacgttgaaatagttgaagtcatgcttaattatgaaaaaaacacttgtcgtcgttgcgtaccgtttcaacttcgaaggtgaggcttgtcgcatagacctcgaccgtcgtggcaccagtcgcactcccccgggagactttcgtcgtccgatgacgacatttcctatgttcataattcaaaactacatcatctctgttgggtccaataagataatccacagtgtggtgaaaacacgccgttcgaactggtttgagcaattggtgaatgttggggtttgtcgacgccgaggcaccctaaaagcctaagctttcatcatttaggtttttatcgacaccgaggcaccctaaaagccaaggttttatcgtttagggtttgtcgacgctgaggcaccctaaatgctaagttaagttttcatcatttagggtttatcgatgccgagggaccctaggttgactgatatatatgggtatcttctaataatataccctatcaagaaaagggaaagagaattctaagttgggcctaatcacttggctctattgccacctatggtttaatgcagcaagaataaaagggcagttgatcctacttaattaagtactaagataccccggcccatgcattagtcgcaagtgccccatatgtcctatttttagcaaagtcatgctaaaattcacggaaaattttagcatgacctttgctgaaaataggacatatggagtacccgaatttgccggaacggaagttaatcgacattccagcaaactcaagggcctctcggggtacagcagcagcatcacaagttgaaaTTCCATATGGAGTACTTGTTTATTGACTGGCAGGGTAGATAAGAGACTGCAACTGGAGTTTTGCAACTATGTGATAGTGAACAACACAAGAGGTGTTGCTGCTCAGGGCTTCAATTTGAAATACTACTGGAAGATAACTAACTAAAAATATGTGGAAGGGGAGCATTACTACTCTACAGAAAGATAACGCAATGTAACAAAAAGTGGACATGTACAATAGGCTAGGCAAAGCAGGACGGGGAACTGGCAAAAGCCTCTCTACTGAGCAGGGTTACTTTATTAGGTGAGAACCTGCAGATTGTGTATTGGTCCTTGTTTGCTGACCTCTTGTTTGTTTCCTCTGTGCCAAAACTTACTGTCTGGTTCTGAAAATGGGCATCAAAACCAAACAATGTGCTAATAGTAGTAGGAGTACTTACATGACTAAAGTCACTTctgcaaaaaaagggaaaggagCTCTTGCCCCCATTGCCAAGAATCTTTAGTGCTTGAGAGGGAAGCTTGGTCACTTTACAAAACTGAACCCCCCACACCACCAGTAGAACACAGCCTctgttttcgcaaaaaaaagctaAAGTTTTTGTGCTTAAAACCTTCTTAAATAACAGTGCTTAGAACAAGATAGTCCCAAGTCCAGACCACCTCCCCCTCCCTAGTTACACCACAACATCCATCCAGACTCAAGTATTCTGACAAAGCAAAATGTGATTTCAAGGTTGGGTAGAAGTAGGAGCTTGAGAGTAACTGTTTTCATTTTCTTCCTTTTTCGTGTTTGTTGTGTGTTGACACTTATCACAGTACCCAAGTGTGTATCAAAGAAGAGAATGCAGCTTGTGGAAAGGATGCCACTGCTTTCTTCAGTTTCAGTTCAGAAGGTTGGTGTCTATCTGAATCTGTGTGTTTCTTTTGCAGGCTCCCAACGCAATGGTGAATCAGATGGGGCTAACAGTGGTGCCATCGGCATATGATTCGTGCAGGGGAAAATGAGTAGGGATTTTGATAAACAAAGAGAAGTGAATTTGGGTGGAGGGGTGAGACCTGGAACACTGGAGGCCGGAGGGGGTCGAAGGAGAGGTTGAGTACGCGAAGCTTCGTCAGTTCCCGGAGCCCCTCGACGTTGGCGATCTTGTTCCTGACAAACTGCACAAACGCACGCATgagatgcgggagacgaagaagaaaactagaaagggAAGAAGAGAAGGGGAAGATGGACAACTGCGGGGTGGTGTCGTCGGacaagaaggaggaaggaggaaggaggagagggacctgggcgggcgcggccggtcgccggaggggtcggggtcggggttggggtcggggttggcggcggcggcgtcgaagggatggctcgagggcgtccgagctcgtctgggtcctcgtagtcgaagaggaagacggcggcggtcctccttggcgcctcggttggtcgtggggaggccggcggccacgtgcttcgcgggtcggcgcgggggcggcggcgcgggggagctgcagtgctagggggcgcgggggcggcggcgcgggggagctgcagtggtgggggggcgggggcgcgggggcggcaggggtcggggcggcggcgtcgtgggtcaggtgagcgcgcgggtggactggcgagggagagggaggaattagctaaggggggaaacttactaatggcgcaccccgaagcggtgcgccattagaatgttttttttacatagcaatggcgcacccacgatcggtgcgccattagtaaactttttttttatatagcaatgtcgcaccagccagaggtgcgccataatttttttattattattttttgttgcatctaataattttttagaaaatgaatatgaatatgaaacagtaataattttttacaaaaacagtaataatttttttaataatatcatcaaatttgttatttgaaaatatttatgaatatgaaaaaatatcatcaaatttgttatttgaaaatataatcaaatttgtttttttttgcaattttagttgcattcatttgtgacggtggagcgggccggggagggtgcggggggtcgtcggcggcggtggagtgggccggggagggtgcggtgggtcgtcggcggcggtggagcaggggagctagggtgcggtgggtcgtcggcggcggtggagcgggggagggtgcggtgggtcgtcggcggcggtggagcggcggagggtgggggggggggtcggcggcggcggccggtggagcggggtagagggtgcggggggtgctcggcagcgagggggccggatctggcgaggtgggatagcgatcgagatggagggggatcgagatcaagtgtccatgaaatatacagtaaTGGCACACCGGGGAACAGTGCGCcacactagtaatggcgcactatacactggtgcgccattagtagttttgtaaaaatttttttttaaatatagtagtggcgcactatgaggccggtgcgccattactagttagaactagtaatggcgcactgtgccctggtgcgccattagtatgtttagaaaaaaaattgttactagtggcgcaccgtgtgtctggtgcgccattagtgtctttcacactaatggcgcaccagcacagggtgcgccactgctatatagtagtggcgcaccacatgtctggtgcgccattaatggccattctatctatagccctttttctaatAGTGCCAAGTCAATTATCCAAAACTGCAACGCTAGTTGTCAGACCAATTCCCGCTTCAGGTAGCCCGTAGGTACTCACCAAGAGAATGTCCAAAAAATATCCAGCTGTGCCAGATTGATTTATGGGATAATGAAACAATGAGGAGATGAACTAACCAAGAAGTGATGGGATTCATCAAAGGAAGTTGACAGACAAGAAGAGATGGATCTAGCTAGGGTTTTAGTTCAAGGGGCGGGAAGCGGGATGGAGAGCAGACCTTGTCGATGCGGGACGCTGCCTGTTGCGGGCGTCTTCTCCGTCTGGTGCGGTGTCGCCGCCGGAACGCCTCGCCGGGGAGGATCCGCTCTCTCGGGCTCCTCCTCTTCGGGCCCGTGTCAGCACTGAAACTGAATCCAGCTAGAGACACTTACGGGAACAGAGTGCGCTCTGAAAACGACACATTTCCGGGTTCAGATAACCAACGGCTCAGATTTATCCGAGCACAAGCTGGCAGATCAACGGTGGACAAGCATTTATGGTTACTGTCTTTATACCGTTGTAAAACGATTACCCCTTGTTATCTGACTTAGGGCCATCTCTAACGCCGTACTGCAAATGTTCCAACCATGGTGTCCGGACCATTTTTTTTCATTCAACGCGGTGCCGTGTCCACGCGTCCGAATTTCCGCAAATCGACACCAAACCTAGGGAGGTTTGCGGATGGTCAGAGTAAGCGTCTGGCAATCTTGTCCCACCCAAAAATCATCGCCGCGGGTACCGCTCTCGAATGTTTGCCGCGCGTTCATGTCCGTCTGACGCTGGACGATGCCAGGCAGAGCGCCGTGACCGAGTGGGAGGGTGCCGTGACCGAATGGGAGGGTGCCGCCGCTTCAGTGCGAACACGGCTACCGGGAAGATGATGtcccatctaaaatatattttttcttttcaaaaattccccttaacactagtagaaaaaagggctttggtcacagcttcctgtacacattagtcccggttcgtgtctaaaggttagaccttcagtctcggtttgagacacgaactggAACCAAAGGGTGCgatgtcctttagtcccggttcgtgtctcaaaccgggactaaaggtcccattttcaaactctacccccccctccccgaatcgccttttcagttttgtaaaaagcaaaagaaaatgataaaaatttcaaaaattaaaatccttcgagatgtagttactACATCTATTAGTtcggaaaattaaaaaacttaaatttggacatgttttgcaaaaagtgttatgaaaaagtaaaacggacatatcttttgcatacgatgtcgaaaaaaaccgcataatatatcaaaaaaatcaggacgaaaatccttcgagatgtagttatgttactacatctattagttaggaaaactaaaaaacttaaatttggacatgttttgcaatcaagtgttatgaaaaagtaaaacggccatATCTTTTGGATACGATGTCGAAGAaaacgcataatatatcaaaaaaatcatcacgaaaatccgcatccgcatcagtaggcctgtttgcaatttttttgaaccctaaaattctaaaaggaaaaaaagatatgctcaaatttcagttttttgactttttgttaaatctggtcaagctgtggtcaaactatgatcaaactactaattcaagaaatattagtgttagttaataattatttttagttttttacttttggtcaaactgtggtcaaactatggtcaaatctagtcaaactatggtcaaactctTTATTCACGAAATAtttgtgttactaaataattattgttttttagaataatagtttcaaactcaaacggtgcttaatgctcaagttcaactcctaagggttaataggattgacagcttagtattgtcaggaaaacaacaagtgcagacttggaaactaggaGGAATAGAACtcaaaagttaagcgtgctcacgctggagtagtgagaggatgggtgatcaaccgggaagttagacgatttggaatgaagaggggtgattagagattagagattaagttgagcagtgatgaggggtgattagagattaaatacaAATAATTAATAAATTTGAAAATCGAGAAAAGTattgaatttaaaaaaaaattcctttagtccaccaaccgggactaaaggtcgggctccagacagcggccacgtggagggcctttagtcccggttcgtaacacaaccgggactaaaggggggggctttagtaccgaccctttaatcccggttc encodes the following:
- the LOC123146409 gene encoding aspartyl protease family protein At5g10770-like, which produces MASERSILCLLVLLLLCAVSLAASPRFLSVSLDRLINSKPHVDCPPFMSPAASSGNKIPIRHPCVCPPYCGGTKQTRRDIHGHDKARLSTLRQRSLVPAPAAAPIPAEAPSVSIPDHSGDFLESPEFIVVVGFGTPAQPSSVMFDTGSDMSWIQCKPCSGYCHPQHDPVFDPTKSTTYVAVPCGQPLCSHTGSKCNGTTCLYSMDYVDGSSEWSTSGILSQDTLTLTSSTKLSSIPFGCGQQNLGKFGYVDGLLGLGRGKLSLSSQAGHSFGSTFSYCLPSDNSTTGYLSIGSTPVSNQVVQYTAMIQKSSYPSLYFVELVSINIGGYILPVPPSIFTSTGTVLDSGTILTHLPGQAYTALRDRFKFTMQGSKTAPPQENLDTCYDFAGQSGILIPAVSLIFSDGAVFDLNFYGILIFPQPTIGCLAFMPRPASTPFSIIGNTQQRSTEVIYNVAAEKIGFVPNSC